A single region of the Micropterus dolomieu isolate WLL.071019.BEF.003 ecotype Adirondacks linkage group LG02, ASM2129224v1, whole genome shotgun sequence genome encodes:
- the prkcsh gene encoding glucosidase 2 subunit beta → MTCCQSLLFLLLLLNVGVSAVEVQRPRGVPLSKRQFYEEGKPFTCLDGSRTIPFDRVNDDYCDCQDGSDEPGTAACPNGSFHCTNAGFRPGFIPSSRINDGICDCCDTTDEYNSGAACQNTCRELGRKEKESLQKMAEIAKEGFLLKQQLIQEAKRGLEDKKAKLAEVQAGKKDLEEKVEALRTVKETAEQPEKEAKERHLKAWEDEKALIRIQKDKARMAEVFLELDDDADGLVSAAELVSHPELDPDSDGSFTEADAQGLLGEMDSVDTVAFESVWNKIKEKYISEASVDTSAPVETPQEEMREPVADNDSEQYPEDDIPEEEEEEEDDEEDDDDPDERDYKSPPTLQEKKDDNDEGTMPPYDQETQNLIDAAQKARSEFDEAERALREVDDQIRNLEKEISFDFGPSAEFAYLYSQCYELTTSEYIYRLCPFNRVSQKPKYGGSETNLGTWGKWAGPEDNIYSVMKYEHGTGCWQGPNRSTMVKLTCGKETVVTSTSEPSRCEYLMEFISPAVCQEPPSLDSVIHEEL, encoded by the exons ATGACGTGCTGTcagtccctcctcttcctcctcctgctgctgaatGTCGGAGTCTCAGCGGTGGAAGTCCAACGCCCTCGCGGTGTTCCTTTGTCAA AACGGCAGTTCTATGAAGAGGGCAAACCTTTTACTTGCCTGGATGGCTCCCGCACCATTCCCTTTGACAGAGTAAATGACGACTACTGTGACTGCCAGGACGGCTCTGATGAGCCGG GCACTGCTGCTTGTCCCAATGGTAGCTTCCACTGCACCAATGCAGGTTTCCGACCAGGGTTCATCCCTTCCTCCCGCATCAATGATGGAATCTGCG ACTGCTGTGACACAACAGATGAGTACAACAGTGGTGCTGCCTGTCAGAACACCTGCAG GGAGTTGGGGCGCAAGGAGAAGGAGAGCCTGCAGAAGATGGCAGAAATTGCCAAGGAGGGCTTTCTgctaaaacaacaacttatCCAGGAAGCCAAGAGAGGCCTAGAGGATAAGAAG GCAAAACTTGCGGAAGTTCAGGCTGGTAAAAAGGATCTGGAGGAGAAGGTGGAGGCTTTGAGAACTGTAAAGGAGACTGCAGAGCAGCCAGAGAAAGAAGCCAAAGAGCGCCATCTGAAGGCCTGGGAAG ATGAAAAAGCTCTGATTCGCATCCAGAAGGACAAGGCTAGAATGGCTGAGGTGTTTCTTGAACTGGATGATGACGCAGATGGCTT GGTTTCAGCGGCTGAGCTTGTGTCCCATCCTGAGCTCGACCCAGATTCAGATGGCTCATTTACAGAAGCAGATGCTCAG GGATTGTTGGGTGAAATGGACAGTGTGGACACAGTAGCATTTGAATCTGTTTGGAATAAGatcaaagaaaaatacatatcAGAG GCCAGCGTAGACACCTCTGCACCAGTGGAGACTCCCCAGGAAGAGATGAGGGAGCCAGTCGCTGACAATGACTCTGAGCAGTATCCTGAAGATGACATcccagaggaagaagaggaggaggaggatgatgaagaggatGATGACGACCCAGATGAGAGAGACTATAAG AGTCCACCTACGTTACAAGAAAAGAAGGATGACAATGATGAGGGGACTATGCCACCCTACGATCAAGAAACGCAGAACCTCattgatg CTGCTCAGAAAGCCAGGAGTGAGTTTGATGAAGCTGAGAGAGCTCTCCGGGAAGTGGATGATCAGATCAG GAACCTTGAGAAGGAGATATCCTTTGACTTTGGACCCAGTGCTGAGTTTGCTTACCTCTATAGCCAGTGTTACGAGTTGACTACTAGCGA GTACATCTACAGGCTATGTCCGTTTAACAGAGTTTCACAGAAACCCAAGTATGGTGGATCAGAAACTAACCTGGG AACATGGGGGAAATGGGCAGGTCCTGAGGATAACATCTACTCTGTGATGAAGTATGAACATGGAACAGGGTGTTGGCAAGGCCCTAACAGATCCACCATG GTCAAGTTAACGTGTGGAAAGGAGACAGTGGTGACGTCTACCTCAGAGCCCAGTCGTTGTGAGTACCTGATGGAGTTCATCAGCCCTGCTGTCTGCCAGGAGCCCCCAAGCCTGGACTCAGTGATTCATGAGGAGCtctag